A single window of Asticcacaulis sp. AND118 DNA harbors:
- a CDS encoding SOS response-associated peptidase family protein, translating to MSEFFEINQSEDDHGSFMGVQIKPVPDWPFSGSDTPTAQDALIIVGATDQRAFEVVWGRWGLVPAWQNCEMKVWTTTNSWTYLNTIDHPRYGKWGQKHCIIPVAGFSIRTSDRRKVFSIRRKDGQRMAIAGVWDHLVHDGAPLKSFTLLKRPAGPDILPIQDWEPVFLPEDQWWSWLVHQGAANIDPVGIANTLNVVQVCIKSENWRGGMMPRHGL from the coding sequence ATGAGCGAATTTTTCGAGATCAACCAAAGCGAAGATGATCACGGGTCTTTTATGGGGGTGCAGATAAAGCCTGTTCCCGACTGGCCGTTCAGCGGCTCAGATACGCCAACCGCGCAGGACGCGCTGATCATCGTGGGGGCCACAGATCAGAGGGCATTTGAGGTCGTATGGGGTCGGTGGGGGCTGGTGCCGGCCTGGCAAAACTGCGAGATGAAGGTCTGGACGACGACCAACTCCTGGACCTATCTCAACACCATTGATCATCCGCGCTACGGAAAATGGGGGCAGAAGCATTGCATCATTCCCGTGGCGGGCTTCTCAATCCGTACGTCAGATCGTCGCAAGGTCTTTTCCATACGGCGCAAGGATGGGCAAAGAATGGCGATTGCGGGTGTGTGGGACCATCTGGTCCACGATGGCGCGCCGTTAAAAAGCTTTACCTTGCTCAAACGCCCGGCCGGGCCGGATATTCTGCCGATCCAGGACTGGGAGCCTGTTTTCTTGCCGGAAGATCAGTGGTGGTCATGGCTCGTTCACCAAGGCGCGGCCAATATCGACCCGGTAGGCATCGCCAATACGCTCAATGTCGTTCAGGTGTGCATCAAAAGCGAAAATTGGCGGGGCGGCATGATGCCCCGGCATGGTCTGTAG
- a CDS encoding glycosyltransferase family 4 protein, with protein sequence MRIAMIAPIAWRTPPRHYGPWEAVTSLLTEGLVELGVDVTLFATQDSLTSATLDGVVPAPYCEDASIDAKVWEYRQLAHVFAQAGQFDLIHNQADFPAHAFSGLVDTPMVTTIHGLSSDRILPMYKPFENRIHYVAISEADRHPQLRYTATIHHGIATDDFPCNPAGGEDLLYFGRIHPDKGTREAIEVAQRTARRLHIYGPVQDHAYYEREVLPRIDGNRVVYHGAVGGVVRREALSNTYALLHLINFDEPFGLSVVEAMACGTPVIAVGRGAMPEIITHAMTGFLVDDVEGAMPPLA encoded by the coding sequence ATGCGCATTGCCATGATCGCGCCTATCGCCTGGCGCACCCCGCCTCGCCATTACGGCCCTTGGGAGGCGGTCACCAGCCTCCTGACTGAAGGGCTGGTCGAGTTGGGTGTCGATGTGACCCTGTTTGCCACCCAGGATAGTCTCACCTCAGCCACACTCGACGGTGTCGTTCCCGCCCCCTATTGCGAGGATGCATCGATCGATGCCAAGGTGTGGGAATATCGCCAACTTGCTCACGTGTTTGCACAGGCCGGTCAATTTGACCTGATTCACAACCAGGCGGATTTTCCAGCTCACGCTTTTTCGGGTCTGGTGGATACGCCGATGGTGACGACGATCCACGGGCTATCCTCGGACCGCATCCTCCCAATGTACAAGCCTTTTGAGAACCGCATCCACTATGTGGCGATCAGCGAGGCCGACCGTCATCCGCAATTGCGCTACACCGCGACCATCCACCACGGCATCGCGACAGACGATTTTCCCTGCAACCCTGCCGGCGGGGAAGATTTGCTCTATTTTGGACGCATCCATCCGGACAAGGGCACGCGCGAGGCCATCGAGGTCGCACAGCGCACAGCGCGCAGGTTGCACATCTACGGTCCGGTTCAGGATCATGCCTATTACGAGCGTGAAGTGCTTCCGCGGATTGACGGCAACAGGGTGGTTTATCATGGCGCAGTGGGAGGGGTGGTGCGCCGGGAAGCCTTGAGCAACACCTACGCTTTGCTCCACCTGATAAACTTCGACGAGCCCTTCGGTTTGTCGGTCGTCGAGGCGATGGCCTGCGGGACGCCGGTTATCGCCGTCGGCAGAGGGGCTATGCCAGAAATCATCACACACGCCATGACCGGGTTTCTGGTCGATGATGTGGAAGGTGCCATGCCGCCGTTGGCCTGA
- a CDS encoding alpha-amylase family glycosyl hydrolase, with product MNAKRSEPRPWWESGVVYQIYPRSFQDSNDDGIGDLEGIRRRLDYIAALGVDAIWLSPIFPSPMVDFGSDVADYCNIADIFGDLPPGAWPNWVMGSHDAPRIAGRIGEAQARVAAMLLLTLRGTPTLYQGDELGIGRVTIPADRIRDPQDLRQPGLGVGRDASRTPMAWDRSAHAGFSTAEPWLPFHEDWPLRNVIRQDQNPHSMLALYRRLLALRRRHAALNSGHFTLIPSEPGVLQYERYTNDERLMVVLNFTAEARSLIIPDESLISETLISTLPERSERTGLAANEGVILRLQKT from the coding sequence ATGAACGCTAAGCGTTCCGAGCCGCGTCCCTGGTGGGAAAGCGGGGTCGTCTACCAGATATACCCCCGCTCGTTTCAGGACAGCAATGACGACGGCATAGGCGATCTCGAAGGCATTCGCCGCCGCTTGGACTACATTGCTGCGCTTGGCGTCGACGCGATCTGGCTATCCCCGATCTTCCCGTCGCCTATGGTGGATTTCGGATCTGACGTCGCCGACTATTGCAATATCGCCGATATCTTCGGAGATCTGCCGCCAGGCGCTTGGCCCAACTGGGTTATGGGCAGCCACGACGCGCCGCGTATCGCCGGCCGTATCGGCGAAGCGCAAGCGCGGGTCGCGGCCATGTTGCTGCTGACACTGCGCGGCACCCCCACCCTCTATCAGGGCGACGAACTTGGCATCGGTCGCGTCACCATTCCCGCTGATCGTATCCGCGATCCGCAGGATTTGCGCCAACCCGGTCTTGGTGTGGGCCGCGACGCCTCGCGCACCCCGATGGCATGGGATAGGTCAGCCCACGCGGGCTTCAGCACTGCCGAGCCATGGCTTCCCTTTCATGAGGACTGGCCACTCCGCAATGTCATCAGACAGGATCAGAACCCGCATTCCATGCTGGCCCTATACCGTCGCCTCCTCGCCCTGCGCCGACGTCATGCGGCGTTGAACAGCGGTCATTTCACCCTGATACCTTCCGAACCCGGCGTACTGCAGTACGAGCGATATACGAACGACGAACGCCTGATGGTCGTCCTCAACTTCACTGCGGAGGCCCGCAGCTTGATTATTCCAGACGAAAGCCTGATTTCAGAAACGCTCATCTCAACATTACCAGAGCGTTCCGAGCGCACAGGTCTTGCCGCAAATGAAGGCGTAATTCTTCGTCTTCAAAAGACCTGA